CGGCGTGGACGGGCTGACGGTCGGCACCGTGGTGGCTCGCGACGTCGCCTACTCGGGACTGCTGCTCAACGACACCACCAACGCCACGGTCGGAACGGTCGACGCCGAGAACGCGGGCACCGGCACCGGCTACGCGGCGTTTCGGATGGCCAACCGGAACGGGCGCGTCGACGGCGGCTACCCGACCAACATCCACGTCGGTGAGGTGATCGCCCGTGGCGGCGGCCGAGGCGTGTTCTGCGTGTCCGAGAGCGGCGGCGCGGTGATCGACAACGTCGACATCGCCAACACCGGAAACAACGCGATCCTCGTCGAGAACTGCTACAACGTGGAGATCGCCGCCGAGGGCGGTCAGGTCGCCGGGCCGGGTACGATCCGGCTCGCCGCCCGCTCGGAATTCCCGATGACCAGGAACGTGACCCTGCACAACCTCACCGTCACCGACACGGCGATCGTGGAGAACCCGTGCGGTGACGACATCACCGTCGCCGACAACACGCTGGTGAACTCCTCCCGCGACGTGTGCTGACCCTCGCGGTTCGCGGCGGTGTCCGACCGAATCCGACCGTGTGGGGCCGTCGTACGGCGGCCCCACACGGTCGGATTCGGTACCAATCACGGGAAAACCCGCCGCGTCGCCCTTTTCCCGCTCACCGACTACCGACCAACCGCGACGAGTTCGGCCGAGACCAGGTCGGTGCGCCCGCCTGCCCATCGCTCGGCTCGGACCGGATCATCACGCACCTCCCCGTCGCGGCGGTCGAGAGCCGCTCTCGCCACCGCTGAATCGCCCGATGCGGGCACGGGCTCTCGCGAATCCCTCCCACGGGGACGGAAGACCGTCGTCAGAACGTGCCGGTGCGCACCGCCCCGGTGCGCTCGTAGCTGGCGATGACCACACCGCTGTTCGTCGTCGACGAGTCGGCCAGCCGAAGCCCGAGCGGAACCGCACCGTCGGCGAACAGCCGTTTGCCGGTTCCGAGTACGAGGGGGAAGGTCAACAAGCGCAGCTCGTCGACCAGATCGTGCTCCAGGAGCGTCTGGACGAGTCCGTGGCTGCCGTGCACCTGCAGTTCACCACCGTCGCGCCGCTTGAGCTCCTCGACGTCTCCCACGACATCGGGGCCCAACAACCGCGCACCCTCCCAGTCCACCCGTTGCAGGGTTCGCGACGCGACGTGCTTGGGGCGCGTGTTCAGTGCCCCGGCGACGGTGTTGTCCTCGTCGCGCACGTGCGGCCAGTAGGCGGCGAAGATCTCGTAGGTTCCGCGACCGAGCAGGAAGTCCTCGGCCCTGGAGAACCACTCGTCGATTTGCCTCCCCATGCCCTCGTCGAAGAAGGGGACGACCCACCCGCCGTGCTCGAACCCCCCTTCCGGATCCTCTCCGGGACCTCCGGGGGCCTGCATCACGCCGTCGAGAGTCACGAATGTCGTTACCACCAGTTCGCGCATGCGCGTCCCCGGATCCCACGGTCGGGTGAACAACCGACCCAGCCATCACACGCCCGGTCGATCAGCTCACAGTTTCCCAGGTCACCACCGATTCTGCCGACCCACCGCGGCGGGCGCACACCGATGTCGGACCAACGCCGGCTGCTCCCCGGAACAACCGGACGGTGACCGGGACTTCCCTCCGCGCCGTCAGGAACGGCCGGAGCACCGCCCTGGCAACGTTCGGTGCACCATCCGCTCAGCCACCTCCTCGACCGGAACGCGTTCCGCGCGGTCCGCCCCGCCCGGTATCTCGACCGCCGAGCGTCCGTGCGGTGACGACGTCATCCTCGTGAACGACGCGTGGCCCCCCGCGCGGCGACGACCTACGCGGCCTACGCGGCGTTCTTGGGATCGCGCGTCAACGGCTGATCATGGACCTCGTTCAACGGAACACGCCCTTCGTGCAACATCTTGTTGGCGAGAACGTAGGTCGCGCTTCCCTCCGCGAGGCCGTCGTGAAGGTGATCGACCGATCCCGCTCCCCCGGACGCGATGACGGGAACCCCCGCTTTCTCGGCCACCGTCCTGGTGAGCACGTGGTCGTATCCCGTACCCGTGCCCTCGCGGTCCACGCTGTTGGCCAGGATCAGACGTATCCCCAGCCTCACCAGGTAGCGAGCGAACTCGGAAACCTCGCTGCCCGTCGATACCTGCCCGCCGTGGACGTAGGCGATCCTGCCCCGGTCATCGGTTCGGGAGTTGACAACGCCCATCATGTGGTCCGGACCGACGACCCGGGCCGTTTCGGCGACGAGGTCGGGGGACTCGACCACGGCGGTGCTGACCGAAACCGCCCGCGCCCCCTCCGCCACCAGGCGCGCGGCGTCCTCGGAGCTCCGGAGCTTGCCGTTGGCCATGGAAACGAGCGCATCGATGTTCCACTCACGCGCCGTCGCGACGAGCGGGAGGATCGACCGCATGTCACTCCACCCGTCGGAGACGTCGAAGAACACCCTCCTTATCCCGATACCGGTGTAAGAACGCACTATCTGCAGCGGATCCCACGGGTCGTCGAGCCCGGGCATGAGAGCCGGAGTCGTCGCCCTGCCGCCCTCGATGTCGACACAGGGAATCAGGAAATCCGTCAATCTGGCGGTGTAATTCATTCGATTTCACCTTTTCTCGTCGAGAAGCCTTCCCAAACGGGGACTACGCGGCGCCAGGGACCGAGCGACGTCGACAGCGGACCGCACAGTCGTCTCCTGCGAGTCGAGTCCGGCCGTGTAGTGCCCCGCGAAATACAACGAACCCTCTCCTTGCCGCTCGGCGAGCCGCCGCTGTGCCGTGAACACTTCGGACACCGGCAACAACTGGTCGAACTCCTCACGCCCGAGAAGCACACGTGGTTTCGACGGCCGGTGCGTGAGTTGGCTCTTGAACACGTCGGCCCCGTTGATCGGGCCGTACCAGGTGCTGGTCTCACCCCAGCCGTCGTGGATCGAGACGT
The nucleotide sequence above comes from Actinopolyspora erythraea. Encoded proteins:
- a CDS encoding dihydrofolate reductase family protein, which produces MRELVVTTFVTLDGVMQAPGGPGEDPEGGFEHGGWVVPFFDEGMGRQIDEWFSRAEDFLLGRGTYEIFAAYWPHVRDEDNTVAGALNTRPKHVASRTLQRVDWEGARLLGPDVVGDVEELKRRDGGELQVHGSHGLVQTLLEHDLVDELRLLTFPLVLGTGKRLFADGAVPLGLRLADSSTTNSGVVIASYERTGAVRTGTF
- a CDS encoding HisA/HisF-related TIM barrel protein, whose amino-acid sequence is MNYTARLTDFLIPCVDIEGGRATTPALMPGLDDPWDPLQIVRSYTGIGIRRVFFDVSDGWSDMRSILPLVATAREWNIDALVSMANGKLRSSEDAARLVAEGARAVSVSTAVVESPDLVAETARVVGPDHMMGVVNSRTDDRGRIAYVHGGQVSTGSEVSEFARYLVRLGIRLILANSVDREGTGTGYDHVLTRTVAEKAGVPVIASGGAGSVDHLHDGLAEGSATYVLANKMLHEGRVPLNEVHDQPLTRDPKNAA